In Tepidimonas taiwanensis, the following are encoded in one genomic region:
- a CDS encoding efflux RND transporter periplasmic adaptor subunit yields the protein MPSRARPIAVVAIVLLVGLAAAAWWWQRRGPAAPSEPPRAGAPAAGGPGAAGAAPQPGGAPGRPGGAGPGGGPGGRGGPPAVEVATVRTASIVEEAQAVGTLNARQRVAVRPEVAGRIVAIGFADGAPVRKGQLLFQLDDTLQRAELAQAEAQLAVQRANLRRNEELVAQGFVAQRVLDESRAAVQVAEAQVALAQARLQRMRLLAPFDAVAGIRSVHVGEYVKDGTELVHLEDTSRLVVDFRLPERLQPRVRLGQVLQLTADARPEAPLRARVVAIDPALDADGRALIVRAQLEAGQPGLQPGMFVRVALTLGRDDAALLVPEEAIVPQGQQFWVWRVRPAADGNPAQAERVAVRLGLRRDGEVQVLQGLQAGDTIVVAGQQRLQKDGTPVRVLDPAQGGRPPTAQPGAAAS from the coding sequence ATGCCGTCGCGCGCACGACCGATCGCCGTCGTTGCCATCGTCCTGCTGGTGGGGCTGGCCGCTGCCGCCTGGTGGTGGCAGCGTCGGGGCCCCGCCGCCCCGTCCGAACCGCCGCGTGCGGGTGCTCCCGCGGCCGGTGGCCCCGGTGCGGCGGGTGCGGCGCCGCAGCCGGGCGGGGCTCCCGGCCGCCCCGGGGGGGCGGGGCCCGGTGGCGGACCCGGCGGACGGGGCGGACCGCCCGCGGTGGAGGTCGCCACCGTGCGCACCGCCTCGATCGTCGAGGAAGCCCAGGCGGTCGGCACGCTCAACGCGCGCCAGCGCGTCGCCGTGCGACCGGAGGTTGCTGGCCGCATCGTCGCGATCGGGTTTGCCGACGGCGCCCCGGTGCGCAAGGGGCAGTTGCTGTTCCAGCTCGACGACACGCTGCAGCGCGCGGAACTGGCGCAGGCCGAGGCGCAGCTCGCCGTGCAGCGGGCCAACCTGCGCCGCAACGAAGAGCTGGTGGCGCAGGGTTTTGTCGCCCAGCGTGTGCTGGACGAGAGCCGCGCCGCGGTGCAGGTGGCCGAGGCCCAGGTGGCGCTGGCGCAGGCGCGCCTGCAGCGCATGCGGCTGCTCGCGCCGTTCGATGCCGTCGCGGGCATCCGCAGCGTCCACGTCGGCGAGTACGTCAAGGACGGCACGGAACTCGTGCACCTGGAAGACACGTCGCGACTGGTGGTGGACTTTCGCCTGCCGGAGCGGCTGCAGCCGCGGGTGCGCCTGGGCCAAGTGTTGCAGCTGACGGCCGATGCACGGCCTGAGGCGCCGCTGCGCGCGCGCGTCGTCGCGATCGACCCGGCGCTGGACGCCGACGGGCGCGCGCTCATCGTGCGCGCGCAGCTCGAGGCGGGCCAGCCCGGCCTGCAGCCCGGCATGTTCGTGCGCGTGGCGCTGACGCTGGGCCGTGACGACGCGGCCCTGCTGGTGCCGGAAGAGGCCATCGTGCCCCAGGGGCAACAGTTCTGGGTCTGGCGCGTGCGGCCCGCCGCCGATGGCAACCCCGCGCAGGCCGAGCGCGTGGCGGTGCGGCTGGGGCTGCGCCGCGACGGCGAGGTGCAGGTGCTGCAGGGGCTGCAGGCAGGGGACACCATCGTCGTGGCCGGGCAGCAGCGGTTGCAAAAGGACGGCACCCCGGTACGCGTGCTCGACCCCGCGCAAGGTGGTCGGCCACCGACCGCTCAGCCGGGCGCCGCGGCGTCCTGA
- the queG gene encoding tRNA epoxyqueuosine(34) reductase QueG produces the protein MATAAPTPPRAAGAGGAIAAKVPGTPPTTASHIPLLDRIRAWARDLGFSQIGVSGVDLASAEPGLLAWLAAGFHGQMDYMARHGLRRARPAELVPGTVSVITVRMDYLPRNAPPDWRAREWARLGDPHAATVSLYARGRDYHKVLRQRLQRLAERIDAALRAEDPAGPPLGYRVFTDSAPVLEVELAARAGLGWRGKHTLLLQRDAGSMFFLGEIYVDRALPPTPPAPAHCGRCRACLDVCPTQAIVAPYRLDARRCISYLTIEHDGPIPPALRRAIGNRIYGCDDCQLVCPWNKYARRSALSDFDVRAPFAAPRLLALWAWDEADFLRHTEGSAIRRIGYGRWRRNLAVALGNARAAARDSGDTAAAAAIAAALAPARDDPATPPLVREHVAWALEAP, from the coding sequence ATGGCGACCGCCGCACCGACCCCGCCGCGGGCCGCCGGGGCCGGCGGCGCTATCGCAGCTAAAGTTCCGGGGACACCGCCCACCACCGCATCCCACATTCCGCTGCTCGACCGCATCCGGGCGTGGGCGCGCGATCTGGGATTTTCTCAGATCGGCGTCAGCGGCGTCGATCTGGCGTCGGCCGAGCCGGGGCTGCTCGCGTGGCTCGCGGCGGGTTTTCACGGGCAGATGGACTACATGGCGCGGCACGGGCTGCGCCGGGCACGCCCCGCGGAGCTCGTGCCGGGGACGGTGAGTGTCATCACGGTGCGGATGGACTATCTGCCGCGTAACGCGCCGCCGGACTGGCGCGCGCGCGAGTGGGCGCGGCTGGGCGATCCGCACGCGGCCACCGTGTCGCTCTACGCCCGCGGGCGGGACTACCACAAGGTGCTGCGCCAGCGCCTGCAGCGGCTGGCGGAGCGCATCGACGCGGCGCTGCGGGCCGAAGACCCCGCCGGGCCGCCGCTGGGCTACCGGGTCTTCACCGATTCCGCGCCGGTGCTGGAGGTGGAGCTGGCCGCGCGTGCCGGGCTGGGCTGGCGCGGCAAGCACACGCTGCTGCTGCAGCGCGACGCGGGGTCGATGTTCTTTCTGGGCGAGATCTACGTCGACCGGGCGTTGCCGCCGACACCGCCAGCGCCGGCGCACTGCGGCCGCTGCCGCGCGTGTCTGGACGTCTGTCCGACGCAGGCGATCGTCGCGCCGTACCGGCTGGACGCGCGGCGCTGCATCTCGTACCTGACGATCGAGCACGACGGGCCGATTCCGCCGGCGCTGCGGCGCGCGATCGGCAACCGCATCTACGGCTGCGACGACTGCCAGCTCGTCTGTCCGTGGAACAAGTACGCCCGGCGCAGCGCGCTGTCCGATTTCGACGTGCGCGCGCCGTTTGCGGCGCCGCGGCTGCTGGCGCTGTGGGCGTGGGACGAGGCCGATTTTTTGCGGCACACCGAGGGCAGCGCGATCCGGCGCATCGGTTACGGGCGCTGGCGCCGCAACCTCGCGGTGGCGCTGGGTAACGCGCGCGCCGCCGCCCGCGACAGCGGGGACACCGCCGCGGCGGCCGCGATCGCGGCGGCGCTGGCGCCCGCACGAGACGACCCCGCGACGCCGCCGCTCGTGCGCGAGCACGTCGCGTGGGCGCTGGAAGCACCGTAA
- the rnhA gene encoding ribonuclease HI, with the protein MTDVTIYTDGACKGNPGPGGWGALLRAGEAEKELWGGERETTNNRMELTAVIEALAALKRPCRVRLYLDSEYVRKGITEWLPNWKRRGWKTAAGQPVKNADLWRRLDELVQGRGHQIEWHWVRGHAGDPGNERADALANRGVPR; encoded by the coding sequence ATGACGGACGTCACGATCTATACCGACGGGGCCTGCAAGGGCAACCCCGGCCCGGGCGGCTGGGGGGCGCTGCTGCGCGCCGGCGAGGCGGAAAAGGAGCTCTGGGGCGGCGAGCGCGAGACGACCAACAACCGCATGGAGCTCACCGCCGTCATCGAGGCGCTCGCAGCGCTCAAGCGCCCGTGCCGCGTTCGGCTCTACCTCGACAGCGAGTACGTGCGCAAGGGCATCACCGAATGGCTGCCGAACTGGAAGCGGCGCGGTTGGAAGACCGCCGCCGGCCAGCCGGTGAAAAACGCGGACCTGTGGCGGCGGCTGGACGAGCTGGTGCAGGGCCGTGGCCACCAGATCGAGTGGCACTGGGTGCGCGGCCACGCGGGCGACCCCGGCAACGAACGCGCGGACGCGCTCGCCAACCGCGGTGTGCCGCGCTGA
- a CDS encoding MlaD family protein yields MRDDPALPPTGTEPADATPAAPAVERRARALLVLLAALLLGAAGYLLYARGVFESTQTLVLVTDDAEGVTVGMDLTFSGFPIGRVRRIELAPDGAVRIVVDVARRDAHWLREGSVFTMERGIVGGTRLRAYTGVLEGPLLPDGAERRVLRGDALADLPRAVNTARELLEQLRAMTDNDAPLNVSLRELRALLAKANGEAGVLGVVMGSDADRARVTAALDDTRRLLQQATAAAQRVEALVQRADERVLGPQGLADEVQATVQQARELLVGLRGTLQRVDAVLVEAHGIAANTRAATTDLDALRAEVEATLQRVDGMIVDIQRRWPFVRESEVRLP; encoded by the coding sequence ATGCGCGACGATCCCGCCCTTCCCCCGACCGGCACCGAACCGGCGGACGCCACCCCGGCGGCGCCGGCGGTGGAGCGCCGTGCCCGGGCGCTGCTGGTGCTGCTGGCGGCGTTGTTGCTGGGCGCCGCGGGCTACCTGCTGTACGCGCGCGGCGTGTTCGAGTCGACCCAGACGCTCGTGCTCGTCACCGACGACGCGGAAGGGGTGACCGTCGGGATGGACCTGACGTTTTCCGGCTTTCCGATCGGGCGCGTGCGGCGCATCGAACTGGCGCCCGACGGCGCGGTGCGCATCGTCGTCGATGTCGCGCGGCGTGACGCGCACTGGCTGCGTGAGGGCAGCGTGTTCACGATGGAGCGGGGGATCGTCGGCGGCACACGGCTGCGGGCTTACACGGGCGTGCTGGAGGGGCCGTTGCTACCCGACGGCGCCGAGCGTCGTGTGCTGCGGGGTGACGCGCTGGCGGACCTGCCGCGGGCCGTCAACACCGCGCGCGAGCTGCTGGAGCAGTTGCGCGCGATGACCGACAACGACGCGCCGCTCAACGTTAGCCTGCGCGAGCTGCGCGCGCTGCTGGCGAAGGCCAACGGCGAGGCGGGCGTGCTTGGCGTCGTGATGGGCAGCGACGCGGATCGCGCCCGCGTCACCGCGGCGCTGGACGACACCCGCCGGCTGCTTCAGCAGGCGACGGCGGCCGCCCAGCGCGTCGAAGCCCTCGTGCAGCGCGCGGACGAGCGGGTGCTGGGCCCGCAGGGCCTCGCCGACGAGGTGCAGGCGACGGTGCAGCAGGCGCGCGAGTTGCTCGTTGGCCTGCGCGGCACGCTGCAGCGCGTCGACGCGGTGTTGGTCGAAGCCCACGGTATCGCCGCGAACACCCGCGCGGCGACGACGGACCTCGACGCCCTGCGGGCCGAGGTGGAGGCGACGCTGCAGCGCGTCGACGGCATGATCGTCGATATCCAGCGCCGCTGGCCGTTCGTACGCGAGAGCGAGGTGCGCCTGCCATGA
- a CDS encoding efflux RND transporter permease subunit has product MQLPEISIRRPVFATVLSLLIVLIGWVSFQNLSVREYPKIDEPVVTVSTRLAGASSEVIESTVTKVLEDSLAGIEGVDVITSISRPEQSQISVRFRLERDPDAAAAEVRDKVARVRARLPQSVDEPVVAKVEADAFPVIWIALSSDRYSPLELTDLANRIAKPVLQTATGVAEVRIYGERRFAMRIRPDPDRLAAYGLTVQDVEDALRRANLEVPAGRVESRQREFNVTAATDLRTAREFADITIRTVGGLPVRIGDVAEVVQGAADERTSVRLNGRDTVSLGVIRQATANPLELSASVRGLLERVQRDLPPGIDVQVANDNSVFIDRSIRAVYQTILEAVVLVTLVIVLFLRTVRASIIPLVTIPVSLIGAFALMALFGFSINTLTLLALVLAIGLVVDDAIVVLENIHRHIEEGMTPLAAAIKGSREIAFAVVAMTLTLAAVYAPLALTPGRTGRLFAEFALALAGAVLVSGFVALTLSPMMCAKLLRHQARPGWFDRTMERALQALTRGYARALDVALRWRWAVVGLMLASAAASWWLLRTTKQELAPLEDRGVILNVVNAPDGATAAYTSRYAAMIERIGAEYPEFDRIFALIGNPTVSQATVFFRAKPWEERERSTLELAREMAPRIAALPGVTAFPITPPSLGQGFRERPLNYVITTSDSYANLARVVAEFQRRMAQYPGFLQVDTDLRMNKPELRLEVDRERAAALGVSVDAVARTVETMLGGRVVGRYKREGEQYDVIVQTDAAQRSTPHDIDRLYVRGRNNAMVPLSAVVRVQEVVVPRELNHFAQRRSASLTANLAPDFALGEALRVMDEIAREVLPEGYTTDLNGSSREFRAASGSLALVFVLALVFIYLVLAAQFESFVDPFIILLSVPLSMLGALAALKFSGGTLNVFSQIGLVTLVGLITKHGILIVEFANQLRQQGRALHDAVSEAAALRLRPILMTTGAMVLGAIPLALASGAGAESRQQIGWVIVGGMSVGTLLTIFVVPTMYLLLARRRIPGPDRTAVEVGQPATASGH; this is encoded by the coding sequence ATGCAACTGCCCGAAATCAGCATCCGCCGCCCGGTCTTCGCCACGGTGCTGTCGCTGCTCATCGTGCTCATCGGCTGGGTGTCGTTCCAGAACCTGTCGGTGCGCGAATACCCGAAGATCGACGAGCCCGTCGTCACGGTCTCGACGCGCCTGGCCGGTGCTTCCAGCGAGGTGATCGAGTCCACCGTCACCAAGGTGCTGGAGGATTCGCTCGCCGGCATCGAGGGGGTGGATGTCATCACCTCGATCAGCCGGCCGGAGCAAAGCCAGATCAGCGTGCGCTTCCGGCTCGAGCGCGACCCCGATGCGGCGGCCGCCGAGGTGCGCGACAAGGTCGCGCGCGTGCGTGCCCGCCTGCCGCAGTCGGTCGACGAGCCCGTCGTGGCCAAGGTGGAGGCCGACGCCTTTCCGGTCATCTGGATCGCGCTGTCGTCCGACCGCTACTCGCCGCTGGAGCTGACGGATCTGGCCAACCGCATCGCCAAGCCGGTGCTGCAGACGGCCACCGGCGTGGCCGAGGTGCGCATTTATGGCGAGCGGCGTTTCGCGATGCGCATCCGCCCGGATCCGGACCGCCTCGCGGCCTACGGGCTGACGGTGCAGGACGTCGAGGACGCGCTGCGCCGCGCCAACCTGGAGGTGCCGGCCGGCCGCGTCGAGAGCCGTCAGCGCGAATTCAACGTCACCGCGGCGACCGACCTGCGCACGGCGCGCGAGTTCGCCGACATCACGATCCGCACCGTCGGCGGGCTGCCGGTGCGCATCGGTGACGTGGCCGAGGTCGTGCAGGGCGCGGCCGACGAGCGCACTTCTGTACGGCTCAACGGCCGCGACACGGTGTCGCTGGGCGTGATCCGCCAGGCGACGGCCAACCCGCTGGAGCTCTCCGCCAGTGTGCGTGGCTTGCTGGAACGCGTGCAGCGCGACTTGCCCCCTGGCATCGACGTGCAGGTGGCCAACGACAACTCGGTCTTCATCGACCGCTCGATCCGCGCGGTCTACCAGACGATTCTGGAAGCCGTGGTGCTGGTGACGCTGGTCATCGTGCTCTTTTTGCGCACCGTGCGCGCCTCCATCATCCCGCTGGTGACGATTCCTGTCAGCCTCATCGGGGCGTTCGCGCTGATGGCGCTGTTCGGGTTTTCCATCAACACGCTGACGCTGCTGGCGCTGGTGCTGGCCATCGGGTTGGTGGTGGACGACGCCATCGTCGTGCTGGAGAACATCCACCGTCACATCGAGGAGGGGATGACGCCGCTGGCCGCCGCCATCAAGGGCTCGCGCGAGATCGCGTTTGCGGTCGTCGCGATGACGCTGACGCTCGCCGCGGTGTATGCGCCGCTGGCGCTGACCCCCGGGCGCACCGGCCGCCTGTTCGCGGAGTTCGCCCTGGCGCTCGCCGGCGCGGTGCTGGTGTCGGGGTTCGTCGCGCTGACGCTCTCCCCGATGATGTGCGCCAAGCTGCTGCGGCACCAGGCGCGGCCTGGCTGGTTCGACCGCACGATGGAGCGTGCGCTGCAGGCGCTCACGCGCGGCTACGCGCGCGCGTTGGACGTGGCGCTGCGCTGGCGCTGGGCGGTGGTGGGGCTGATGCTCGCCAGCGCCGCGGCGAGCTGGTGGCTGCTGCGCACGACCAAGCAGGAACTCGCCCCGCTGGAGGACCGCGGCGTCATCCTCAACGTCGTCAACGCCCCGGACGGGGCCACCGCCGCCTACACGTCCCGTTATGCGGCGATGATCGAGCGCATCGGCGCTGAGTACCCGGAGTTCGACCGCATCTTTGCGCTGATCGGCAACCCCACGGTGTCGCAGGCGACGGTGTTCTTCCGCGCCAAGCCGTGGGAGGAACGTGAGCGCAGCACGCTCGAGTTGGCGCGCGAAATGGCACCGCGCATCGCCGCGCTGCCCGGCGTGACGGCGTTTCCGATCACGCCGCCGTCGCTGGGCCAGGGCTTTCGCGAGCGGCCGCTCAACTATGTCATCACGACCAGCGACAGCTACGCCAACCTCGCCCGCGTGGTGGCGGAGTTTCAGCGCCGCATGGCGCAGTACCCGGGCTTTTTGCAGGTGGACACCGACCTGCGCATGAACAAGCCCGAGCTGCGGCTGGAAGTGGATCGCGAGCGTGCGGCGGCGCTGGGCGTCAGTGTCGATGCCGTCGCGCGCACGGTCGAGACCATGCTGGGCGGCCGTGTCGTCGGGCGCTACAAGCGCGAGGGCGAACAGTACGACGTCATCGTGCAGACCGACGCGGCCCAGCGCAGCACCCCGCACGACATCGACCGCCTCTACGTGCGCGGCCGCAACAACGCGATGGTGCCGCTGTCGGCGGTCGTGCGCGTGCAGGAGGTGGTGGTGCCGCGCGAGCTCAACCACTTCGCGCAGCGGCGCAGCGCCTCCCTCACCGCCAACCTGGCACCGGACTTCGCACTGGGCGAGGCGCTGCGCGTGATGGACGAGATCGCGCGCGAGGTGCTGCCGGAGGGCTACACCACGGACCTCAACGGTTCCAGCCGCGAGTTCCGTGCCGCGTCCGGTTCGCTGGCGCTGGTGTTCGTGCTGGCCCTGGTGTTCATCTACCTGGTGCTGGCCGCGCAGTTCGAAAGCTTCGTCGACCCCTTCATCATCCTGCTGTCGGTGCCGTTGTCGATGCTGGGGGCGCTGGCCGCGCTCAAATTCAGCGGCGGCACGCTCAACGTCTTCAGCCAGATCGGCCTGGTGACGCTGGTGGGGCTGATCACCAAGCACGGCATCCTGATCGTCGAGTTCGCCAACCAGCTGCGCCAGCAGGGGCGCGCGCTGCACGACGCCGTGAGCGAAGCCGCGGCCCTGCGCCTGCGCCCGATCCTGATGACCACTGGCGCGATGGTGCTGGGGGCAATTCCACTCGCGCTGGCCAGCGGCGCCGGGGCCGAGAGCCGTCAGCAGATCGGCTGGGTGATCGTCGGTGGCATGAGCGTGGGCACGCTGCTGACGATCTTCGTCGTGCCGACGATGTACCTGCTGCTGGCGCGGCGGCGCATTCCGGGGCCGGATCGCACGGCCGTCGAGGTCGGGCAACCCGCGACGGCGAGCGGCCATTGA
- the tsaE gene encoding tRNA (adenosine(37)-N6)-threonylcarbamoyltransferase complex ATPase subunit type 1 TsaE translates to MSVSASAANAPALTWTAVTEDDTARLAQQLAQAMGAQPALADALLTLRGNLGAGKTTFVRHLLRALGVTGRIKSPTYALVEPYELPATAARAGAPLPAWHADLYRFDDPREWEDAGLRELFATPGLKLVEWPEKAATLLPMADLDLHFLHDGDDARRIVVAAPTARGAQLLAALA, encoded by the coding sequence ATGTCCGTCTCTGCATCTGCCGCGAACGCTCCCGCGCTGACCTGGACAGCGGTCACCGAGGATGACACCGCGCGCCTGGCGCAGCAGCTGGCGCAGGCCATGGGCGCGCAGCCCGCGCTCGCCGACGCGCTGCTGACGCTGCGCGGTAACCTGGGGGCGGGCAAGACCACCTTCGTGCGCCACCTGTTGCGCGCGCTGGGCGTGACGGGCCGCATCAAGAGCCCCACCTACGCGCTCGTCGAGCCGTACGAGCTGCCTGCGACGGCGGCGCGGGCCGGCGCGCCCCTGCCGGCGTGGCACGCGGACCTGTACCGCTTCGACGACCCACGCGAGTGGGAGGACGCGGGCCTGCGGGAACTGTTCGCCACCCCCGGGCTCAAGCTCGTCGAGTGGCCCGAAAAGGCCGCCACCCTGCTGCCAATGGCCGACCTCGACCTGCACTTCCTGCACGATGGCGACGACGCCCGCCGCATCGTCGTCGCCGCCCCAACCGCGCGCGGCGCGCAACTGCTGGCGGCGCTGGCATGA
- a CDS encoding class I SAM-dependent methyltransferase: MAAWFQTPPGRYLLDWERERYAAAVADAFGYHALQLGLPQLDALAGNRMPHRWLALPEAPVAGNGNGEGVGGVGADGEAGRPRAVDLVTHAAALPFPAASLDLVLLPHTLELSADPHAVLREVERVLVPNGRVIVTGLNPASLWGLRQFRARAAQRLGLGRTRCARLYLPEAGAFIGPWRLRDWLRLLSFEVAATEHGCYRPAVVTERWLQRTAWMDRLGARWWPMLGAVYFIVAVKRVRGLHLLGPAWRPTRAAAAPAVVARRDRDRSTI, translated from the coding sequence CTGGCTGCGTGGTTTCAGACCCCGCCCGGTCGCTACCTGCTCGACTGGGAGCGCGAGCGCTACGCGGCGGCCGTGGCCGACGCGTTCGGCTACCACGCCCTGCAGCTCGGGCTGCCGCAGCTCGACGCGCTCGCGGGCAACCGCATGCCGCATCGCTGGCTCGCGCTGCCGGAGGCTCCCGTGGCCGGCAACGGCAACGGGGAGGGAGTAGGGGGCGTGGGAGCGGACGGCGAAGCCGGCAGGCCGCGCGCCGTCGACCTCGTGACGCACGCGGCGGCGCTGCCGTTTCCGGCGGCGAGCCTCGACCTCGTGCTGTTGCCGCACACGCTGGAGCTCAGCGCCGACCCGCATGCGGTGCTGCGTGAGGTGGAGCGCGTGCTGGTGCCCAACGGCCGCGTCATCGTGACCGGCCTCAATCCGGCGAGCCTGTGGGGGCTGCGGCAGTTCCGCGCACGCGCGGCCCAACGCCTGGGGCTTGGGCGAACCCGCTGCGCGCGCCTGTACCTGCCGGAGGCGGGCGCCTTCATCGGGCCGTGGCGCCTGCGCGACTGGCTGCGGCTGCTGAGCTTCGAGGTCGCGGCAACCGAACACGGCTGCTACCGCCCGGCGGTCGTCACCGAACGCTGGCTGCAGCGCACCGCGTGGATGGACCGGTTGGGCGCGCGCTGGTGGCCGATGCTGGGCGCGGTCTATTTCATCGTCGCGGTCAAGCGCGTGCGCGGGCTGCACCTGCTCGGTCCCGCGTGGCGGCCGACGCGCGCGGCGGCGGCACCGGCCGTCGTCGCCCGCCGCGACCGCGATCGCTCGACCATATGA
- a CDS encoding ABC transporter permease, with protein sequence MSAPPLPTRDRLSAWAQRWAHWGALLRLTGRVLAWACMRATYTGPRWQALAHQLVAAAAPTVWWYAVLSTLFGQVLIRIVVVTAVGYGLTPYAVEMVVRVLVLELIPLSAALFVLMRVTVGHGQVLRRWRGDGTFDALQRAGQDPLRELAVPRVLAAVLVTLLLVLLSAAVALVLAYLNLYGFTPWALPGYTRAVGHIFDPAVTLIFVLKTLGFALAVSVVPLAAAFEATPAGDLRALVRTTAVLLAVELLSLIGNYY encoded by the coding sequence ATGTCCGCTCCACCGCTGCCCACCCGCGACCGCCTGTCGGCCTGGGCCCAGCGCTGGGCGCACTGGGGTGCGCTGCTGCGGCTGACCGGCCGTGTGCTCGCGTGGGCGTGCATGCGCGCCACGTACACCGGACCGCGCTGGCAGGCGCTGGCCCACCAGCTCGTCGCGGCCGCCGCGCCCACCGTCTGGTGGTACGCGGTGTTGTCCACACTGTTCGGTCAGGTGCTGATCCGCATCGTCGTCGTCACCGCGGTCGGCTATGGCCTCACGCCCTATGCGGTGGAGATGGTCGTGCGGGTGCTGGTGCTGGAGCTGATCCCGCTGTCGGCCGCGCTGTTCGTGCTGATGCGCGTGACGGTGGGCCACGGCCAGGTCCTGAGGCGCTGGCGCGGGGACGGCACATTCGACGCGCTGCAGCGTGCGGGGCAGGATCCGTTGCGTGAGCTGGCCGTGCCGCGGGTGCTGGCCGCGGTGCTCGTGACGCTGCTGCTGGTGCTGCTGAGCGCCGCGGTGGCGCTGGTGCTGGCCTACCTCAACCTGTACGGCTTCACCCCGTGGGCCCTGCCGGGCTACACGCGCGCCGTCGGCCACATCTTCGACCCGGCGGTCACGCTGATCTTCGTGCTCAAGACGCTGGGCTTTGCACTGGCGGTGTCGGTCGTGCCGCTCGCCGCGGCGTTCGAGGCGACGCCGGCAGGCGACTTGCGGGCGCTGGTGCGCACAACCGCGGTGCTGCTGGCGGTCGAGCTGCTGTCCCTGATCGGCAACTATTATTGA
- a CDS encoding N-acetylmuramoyl-L-alanine amidase, with the protein MTAPRDPGRRQALRGWRALLLALGAGGLAWPVWAARVLGVRVWPARDYTRVTIESDTALQATPVYVADPPRLAVDIRGADLLPSLQELVRRVQPDDPFVERVRVGLYNAETVRLVLDLKQPVGPQVFQLDPVAAYQHRLVLDLYPLTPPDPLEELIARHLAGQPTSPPPPGGAPAHDPIAELIERRLQREMTEAPARGAPPSRPAPPADGTARSATAPGASPTAARRPAAERLIIVALDPGHGGEDPGAIGPEGTREKDVVLAIARRLRDRLDGTRINGNPVRVFMTRDDDYFVPLHVRVQKARRVQADLFVSIHADAFFSPRPRGASVYALSPRGASSAAARWLANQENAADRVGGLPVAVKDTAVQRALLDMSMTAQINDSLSLGATLLRELDRVGDLHKPRVEQAGFAVLRAPDIPSVLVETAFISNPDEERRLRDPAFQARMAEALARGIQRYFERNPPLARNRAT; encoded by the coding sequence ATGACGGCCCCGCGGGACCCCGGTCGCCGGCAGGCGCTGCGCGGATGGCGCGCGCTGCTGCTGGCGCTCGGTGCCGGCGGCTTGGCGTGGCCCGTGTGGGCGGCGCGCGTGCTCGGCGTGCGGGTGTGGCCCGCGCGCGACTACACCCGGGTCACGATCGAATCGGACACCGCGCTGCAAGCCACACCGGTGTACGTCGCTGACCCGCCCCGCCTCGCGGTGGACATCCGCGGCGCGGACCTGCTGCCCAGCCTGCAGGAACTGGTGCGGCGCGTGCAGCCCGATGACCCGTTCGTCGAGCGGGTGCGCGTCGGGCTCTACAACGCCGAGACGGTCCGGCTCGTGCTCGACCTGAAGCAGCCGGTCGGGCCCCAGGTCTTTCAGCTCGACCCCGTGGCGGCTTACCAGCACCGGCTGGTGCTGGACCTATACCCGCTGACGCCTCCCGACCCGCTGGAGGAACTGATCGCCCGCCACCTCGCGGGCCAGCCGACTTCGCCGCCGCCACCGGGTGGCGCACCGGCCCACGACCCGATCGCCGAGCTGATCGAGCGCCGGCTGCAGCGCGAGATGACCGAGGCACCGGCGCGCGGTGCCCCACCGTCCCGGCCGGCTCCCCCCGCCGACGGCACGGCACGCAGCGCGACGGCGCCCGGTGCGTCGCCCACCGCCGCCCGCCGCCCCGCGGCCGAACGGCTCATCATCGTCGCGCTCGACCCCGGCCACGGTGGCGAGGACCCGGGCGCGATCGGCCCAGAGGGCACGCGCGAGAAGGACGTCGTGCTGGCCATCGCGCGCCGGCTGCGCGACCGGCTCGACGGTACCCGCATCAACGGCAACCCGGTGCGCGTCTTCATGACGCGCGATGACGACTACTTCGTCCCGCTGCACGTGCGGGTACAGAAAGCCCGCCGCGTGCAGGCGGACCTGTTCGTCAGCATCCACGCCGACGCCTTCTTCTCGCCGCGTCCGCGCGGGGCGAGCGTCTACGCGCTCAGCCCGCGCGGGGCGTCGAGCGCCGCCGCGCGCTGGCTGGCCAACCAGGAAAACGCCGCGGACCGCGTCGGCGGCCTGCCCGTCGCAGTCAAGGACACCGCCGTGCAGCGTGCACTGCTCGACATGAGCATGACCGCGCAGATCAACGACAGCCTCTCGCTCGGCGCCACGCTGCTGCGCGAGCTCGACCGCGTTGGCGACCTGCACAAACCCCGCGTCGAGCAGGCGGGCTTCGCGGTGCTGCGCGCGCCCGACATCCCGAGCGTGCTGGTGGAAACAGCGTTCATCAGCAACCCGGACGAGGAGCGGCGGCTGCGCGACCCGGCGTTCCAGGCCCGCATGGCCGAGGCACTGGCGCGCGGTATCCAGCGCTATTTCGAACGCAACCCGCCCCTTGCGCGCAACCGCGCGACCTGA